The Girardinichthys multiradiatus isolate DD_20200921_A chromosome 11, DD_fGirMul_XY1, whole genome shotgun sequence DNA window ggctcttgatacatcacaaagacttgctgtcttggtcacagatgcaccagcaagacgtgcaccaacaatttgtcctcttttgaactctggtatgtcacccataatgttgtgtgcatttcaatattttgagcaaaattgtgctcttaccctgctaattgaaccttcacactctgctcttactggtgcaatgtgcaatcaatgaagactggctaccaggctggtccaatttagccatgaaacctcccacactaaaatgacaggtgtttcagtttcattgtccaacccctgtatatttgtCATTAATGTTCTGCCAGACTGGCCCTGTAATCGACATGCCGGTTCCTGCCAGCTACAATGACATCACCCAGGACCCCACACTGAGAGATTTCATTGGCTGGGTGTGGTACGAGCGAGAGGTAACGGTTCCTGCCCGCTGGATCACTGATGAAGGCATACGAGTGGTTCTCAGAGTGGGAAGTGCTCACTATTACTCTGTAGTGGTGAGTATTGCATGAGTCTTTATAAGATGTTAgtgtcagattaaaaaaaaaaaataagggggAATGACTACGGTATGTATTAGAAGTAATTCTTTAACTTTCTTCTTTATATCCACCAGTGGGTGAATGGTGTCAAGGTGACAGAACATGAAGGCGGCCATCTGCCTTTTGAGGCTGAAATAGGGACCTTACTACGTAAAGAGCCAATCATCCTATGCAGGATCACCATCGCTGTGAACAACACTCTGACTCTGCACACTCTCCCTCCAGGCAGCATCCAGTACATGAATGACCGTACAAGGTAAACTTCTCCTTTCTTAAACATCATTGCTGGCCTATAAGAAAGCCTAACCTCATTATAGTCATTGTTGTGTTAACCTCTGATTACtgctctttttccttttttattatacTGATATGCAAAAATCTTTCACTTTCAGCTGTTGTTTTACCAAACTTGTGCTTCACTGATGAATGGCCTTAAGTAGGCTTTCTAATGAGACTCTTCTTGATCCACAGGTATCCTGATGGGTTCTTTGTTCAAAACACCAATTTTGATTTCTATAACTATGCTGGGATACACCGTCCTGTGCTATTATATACGACTCCTAAAGCCTACCTGGATgacatcaccgtggttacagatTTCATGGATAATACAGGTAAACTAAAAGCGTGTGTAGAAGTAAacccatatttaaaaaaaaacaatgttttacaatTTCACCACACTTGACCCTTTTTATGTAGCTGGTTCTCTTCTCCACAAACGTGAATAAAGGTCCAGTTAGTAGTTTTTGTGTTGTGGAGCTGAAATGCCAACAAGCAGGATGTCTCATGTCACAATAATTACTCAATTTCAGATGGTCACTATTGTGAAACCATGTGCAGAATAATGCGCAGTTGTGAATGTTATTAACATTAAATGGCAGAAAGctataataaaataagaaacaagCTTATGCCTTTTATATTTGTGGTTTTTCCTCTGGATTTCAGGATTGGTTAGGTATAGTGTTTCAGTCCAAGGAGCAGCCTCAGCTACTGTGAAGGTGACTTTAATGGACACAGGAGGTCACTGTGTTGCTTCCTCCAATGAGCCTTCTGGGGTGCTCAAAGTGGCAGATGTCAATCTGTGGTGGCCATACTTGATGCACGAGAATCCAGGTTATCTTTACTCTTTGGAGGTAAGTCATACTTTAGTATAAAGTAGTTAGTTTCTGAATGGAGCTTCAGATTTGGATCATGCAAAGGCTGCCACCAAAGAAGTGAAACTTCAAAGTAAGCAGATTCAGAAAGTATCATTTTATCTTTTATAGACTGTCGCAATGAGGGGCATCTGAGTTTAATGCATTTTCCACTACGTTTTCTACTGAAATGATTAAGGGGCTGCAtggtatttgttgtttttaagccAGTATCAGTCCACAGCCATGCAATGAGCCTTTTATGAAAGTTAAAGCAGTGCTGTGGACCACTGTGTGCTCTTTGACCTCTTAAGTCCCAATGCCCTGGTACTGGGGGAACAATTTAACTGTTTTTCCTActgtttaaaatttatttttatttttaagatcgTTTTGTTGAAAATAGCAGCTTTTTTTGGTTCTTTTCTATCCAGGTTCGCCTAATGGCTGCTGATGAGAGATCAACATACGAGGATGTTTATGCTCTACCAGTTGGCATCCGCACAGTTAACGTCACCAGCACCCAGTTCCTCATCAACAACAAGCCTTTCTATTTTCATGGAGTCAATAAGCATGAAGATGCTGATGTACGTACCAGAGTGAAGCTAAACCTTCACTCATTCTTACTTGGTGTTGAGTTtgaatacagtgccttgcaaaagtatttatatcccTAGAACTTTTAGATTTCTGTCTCGTTGCATCTTCAAACTTCAACAttatggggattttatgtgactgatcaacacaaaatggctCATAATTCTGatgtaaaaggaaaatgataaacgGTTCTCAAAACGTtgtgcaaataaaaacctgagaaGTGTGGCGTTTCAGTATTCCACACCATTTAACTTGATACCCCCTAAATAGACTCCAGTGCAACCAGATGCCTACAGGTATCACCTGATTGGTCAATAGAGCCCATTTGTGTGGCACAAGAGCTAACCTACTTGGATGTGATGATCTAACTAAACTCACAGGCCAGGGAAAGTCCCATAGTTGGTCtgagggagctgcagagatccacatctcaggtggaagaatctgtagACAGGACAACTTAGGTTATGGAGGGCTCTGAATGTTAACAGAAGGATTTAACCTAAGCCTTCCTCATCTTACCCATCTCCTTCATGCTTACATCATGTTTACACACCATCTTGCCCCCTTCGTTCCTCTTCTGACTCTCTTCTCTTCTAtgccattcaattcaattcaaagatactttattgatccccgaggggaaattagaattccagtacaacccatccaaacatacatcatgacacaagacaaggggggacgggtcaccgaggctttgctgcccactcacaggcgctgcccttgttagatgagaaaagaggccacattaggaaagtagaggggaaaaaaatcatatttcacactttatccttagcaggatacagtttgagattgcaaaaaacatcagcacaaagaagcaacagttgacaaaacatcatgccgggaacggtgaaggtggtgtgaggggggtgcatatgtttatgtttatcttgagcatgtgtgtgtgtgcaagtgattgTGTGCGaataagtccatgaagcactgtcacagaggccattgtccttgctGGTACGTTGGAacgttcatcaaccggccacaaagttctgagcaggtccacagatgtcctcagggaagggagggggcagagggagcagagcgtcatgtttacataacttccaggagaagttgaacatagccagccatcaaggtcGTGCAGGGGagtcagattcagaaaaacaataattatttgggttagtctgactcttaattttccatcaaccttgagagtctcactggtgcttctcaaaggcgaatccaaacagccagattcctggtctttctgccagatccgagcgaacaactttctccaagatttatcccatttcacccctgagtccaggaaccgtaacctgcctgcgatcctctgtaaggatcacatccagtctgcgattcagctcacgtagcatctcagtctgagtgttgatcgccctgaagatcccatcacacatgccaggcagcctcacaattgccagaacagcttctgacattctccgaatttctcgatatgccaggtaaccgctgactccaaaaagcagaaatcctgatatcaaacatccaattatatacacatcttccacatcctcgactgacattatcgacaaacacataATCCtccttctgccaggagtccatcgtgtatccggagaaaaatgtcccgtctggGCAAgcgggctctcccgacccctgtcttctcgtcgagaacatttgatcaattgcattgagagaccagctgaccaaatccatattttggaagaatttggaagatgtgcaaaaagaggctccaaaaagacaagacacagagctgaagcagggcaaatatgggaggggtgcggagacagaggaaaagcgtccacctccaccgagagcaggaaaagaagATGTGCCCGTCTGTCCACCATGGGACTCGGGTCTTTTAGCTGCTCTGCTCCCAAACTCTGGAGTAAACTCCCACCGGATCTCAGAATGATATCACCCCTGCACACTTTCATATCTCTCCTTAAAACTCTCTTGTTCAGACTAGCATACCCCACTTGACCTCCCCATACCTCAAACATTTATCGGTATTATATTTGTTGGTCTCTTTGTATTGCTTTTAACCTTTGTTcataatttgttgttttatcttaTTGATGTACAGCAACAATGAGtgcttataaataaaatgtagtaataataataataataaatggcagaCTTACGTTTTGGTGGAgttaacattttccttttacttcacaacAGTAAACTACTTTGTCTCCAAcataatcccaataaaatgcacagACTCTTGTGGTTGTAGCATTACAAAATATGAACGTTCAGTGGAGATGAATACTTGTGACACGGACGGTAATATCAATTCATTTTTGAACCTGTCCTGCCTTCTACCTGTAGATTCGAGGTAAAGGTTTGGACTGGCCCCTTGTCGTCAAGGACTTTAACTTGATAAAGTGGTTGGGGGCCAACTCGTTCCGCACCAGCCACTACCCCTATGCTGAGGAGATTCTGCAGATGTGTGACCGCCATGGCATCGTGGTGATAGATGAGAGCCCAGGGGTCGGCATTAAAGACATGTAAGCTCACCTCCTTTTAAGATACGCAGTAGGATCAAATGTTTAACATCAGTTGTAGatcagttatgttttttaaagaccTGGCACAACGTCATGCCGTTTTTCAAACAAAAGCTGGCTAGTGGCATGGCTGAAGAAATGGAAGATGGGCTGACATGATGGTTCAATGTGTGGGACCTTTGTCTTTAAATGGGAGGTTcacactttaaatgaagttgcaCAGATTAAAGCACGGTGAGGTAGCATTTTGTTTCTATGAtcctcagctctggaacaaactccctgaaaacctAAGATATTAACAAACTATTGGCTTGTTTAAATCAGGgctgaaaacattatttttaaagcagCTGTTGATCAAATACTAAACTATTAGCCTGCTTTAAGTGTGTGATTGAAGATTAGATTAGGATttggatttaaatttaaaattaaacttcagtttagattttgatttaaatttgcatttaaatcTGAATTTTTACCAGTTTCCTTTATGCAGTGCTTTGTCTAGAGGTAAAAGTTTTCCATTAATAGAGTGCAGTTTTTCAGTGTATGGATCTATATGTTTTTCCAAAACAGTCGCAGCTTTGGAAACGCCTCCCTGACCCACCACCTAGCTGTTATGGATGAGCTTGTACGGCGGGACAAGAACCATCCATCTGTGGTCATGTGGTCCGTAGCTAATGAGCCCGCCTCAGAGATGCCCCCTGCTGAAAATTATTTCAAGTAAGTTATTGTTGATGATGGTGGagttatgctttttttttttgttgttttactctttagatttttactttattaaacaGTTTATGGTATAGAGAAGGTATCTCCAGAGGCAGCTTTAAAATACCTCTTGGTAACTGTGGACAAAAATGATAAGAAAACTGAGCAGAGATATTGAATACAGAAGAGCAGCCTCATAAAAGGTGGCAggttttagcatttttctttccgTTTTAGGGTAATATCTGCATAAAATTCCCACAAAAGATCTTTTCACCtctttcaaaatgtttgctCTGTTCTAAAACTTACAAACTGAAACATGAATCCTTAACCAGGAaaataggtgtgtgtgtgtgcatataaaGCTTAATTAGGAGCCTGTAAAATCCCGTTTATTCCCATGAATAGTTTTCCTGTGTCTCATGGTGTTTTGTTaatggaaaaaagaataaaaaacatgatttttgtGTAGAAAATGCACTGAAAAAAGAACACAATGTATTCTATGAGGCCAGACTTAATTAAttgtattcattttttatttttattttgtggctctattggcctttattttgtaagttgactgacaggaaatgggttGGAGAGAGcgagggaaagacatgcagcaatcTCAATGGGCCAGGAACTCGAACCCATGACTTACCCATGACCACGCTTTACTTCCACGCCACTGCTGTGCCCCTATTTTTATTATGTAGGTATTGCACCActggatacattttatttcgTAGGGTGTAGGGCAGATATGGAACCTCAGATATAGAAGGTGTAGCATGGCTTTTAAGGGCATTCTAGTCCTCATCTACTCAAAGCAAAAGCTCTGTCCCAGTTCCCACCACAGAGTCA harbors:
- the gusb gene encoding beta-glucuronidase is translated as MLRVLWLFAALDSVLLSDTGMLFPRESSSREVKELNGLWVFRADRSPNRNQGFERAWYKSRLAETGPVIDMPVPASYNDITQDPTLRDFIGWVWYEREVTVPARWITDEGIRVVLRVGSAHYYSVVWVNGVKVTEHEGGHLPFEAEIGTLLRKEPIILCRITIAVNNTLTLHTLPPGSIQYMNDRTRYPDGFFVQNTNFDFYNYAGIHRPVLLYTTPKAYLDDITVVTDFMDNTGLVRYSVSVQGAASATVKVTLMDTGGHCVASSNEPSGVLKVADVNLWWPYLMHENPGYLYSLEVRLMAADERSTYEDVYALPVGIRTVNVTSTQFLINNKPFYFHGVNKHEDADIRGKGLDWPLVVKDFNLIKWLGANSFRTSHYPYAEEILQMCDRHGIVVIDESPGVGIKDIRSFGNASLTHHLAVMDELVRRDKNHPSVVMWSVANEPASEMPPAENYFKMLILHTKALDPTRPVTYITASNYAWDKGAPFVDVICVNSYFSWYHDPGYVELISLQLNTQFEDWYGKYKKPIIQSEYGADAVPGIHNDPPVMFTEEYQKVVLQNYHNVFDQKRKQYVIGELIWNFADFMTTQGITRVVGNKKGIFTRQRQPKAAAFLLKERYWKLANETGTLPLWTKYPCPL